ATGAATATACAAAATTATGTCGATTCACAAATTATCTAATTGACTCATTGTCAAATTATCTCAATTAAAAAACTACTCTTTTACACGCTCCATGTAAGAACCTGTAGCAGTATCAATTTTAATTTTGTCTCCTTCGTTGATAAATAACGGCACGTTTACAGATGCACCTGTTTCAACAGTAGCATTTTTTGTAGCGTTTGTAGCTGTGTTTCCTTTTACTCCCGGCTCAGCGTAAGTAACTTCTAAAATTACAGATGCAGGCATATCTACAGATAAAGGTAAATCAGTTTCAGTATTAATTTGAACCATTACATTTGTTCCTTCTTTCAATAAATCTGGAGCATCTAAGATGTTTTTGTTTAAAGAAATCTGTTCAAATGTTTCCGCATTCATAAAGTGAAATTCGTCACCTTCTGGATATAAAAACTGGAATGTATGTGTTTCAACACGAATAACGTCAATTTTGTGTCCTGCAGAAAAAGTATTATCTAATACTTTACCTGAAGTTAAACTTTTTAGTTTAGTTCTTACGAAAGCTGGACCTTTTCCAGGCTTTACGTGAAGAAACTCAATGATTTTATAGATATCGTGATTAAATTTAATACACAATCCGTTTCTAATATCTGATGTAGATGCCATTTTGTTTTTTATTTTAGATTTTCGTGTGTAGATTTATTCTTAAAATAGAATCAATCTTCTTTTTTTATTTAATAATTTATTATAATCTTTTCAAAGTTCAGAAATCTAAAATCAGAAATCTAAACTCTAAAATAATTAATAGTTCCCTGAGTAACCTTTCATAATTCCTCGAGATGAATTTCTAATAAAATCAAGAATTTCATCTCTCTCAGGAGTAGCTTCCATTTCAGCTTCAATAATACTTAAAGCTTGTGTTGTATTGTAATTCTTTTGATATAAAATTCTGTAAATTTCCTGAATTTCTCTAATCTTTTCAGTAGTAAATCCTCTTCTTCTTAAACCAACAGAGTTAATACCAACGTATGATAAAGGTTCTTTTGCAGCTTTTGTATACGGCGGAACATCTTTTCTTACCAAAGATCCTCCTGAAATCATAGCATGATCTCCAATATGTATAAACTGGTGAATTGCCGCTAAACCACCAATAACAGCATGATTACCAACAACTACGTGGCCTGCTAATGCAACACCATTTACAATAATCGCATTGTTACCAATTTCGCAATCGTGTGCAATGTGCGCATAAGCCATAACTAAACAATTATTTCCAAGAACAGTTTGTCCAGAAGCAATTGTCCCTCTATTAATCGTAACACATTCTCTAATTGTACAGTTATCACCAATAATTGCCAAAGAATCTTCACCACCAAATTTTAAATCCTGTGGTACTGCAGAAATTACCGCGCCTGGAAAGATATTACAATTTTTTCCAATTCGGGCTCCTTCCATAATGGTAACATTCGAACCAATCCAAGTACCATCACCAATAACAACATTATTGTGAATTGTTGTAAAAGGTTCAATTACAACGTTTTTAGCGATTTTCGCGCCAGGATGAACATATGCTAATGGTTGATTCATCTATGTTTTATATTTTGAATTAAAATAATCTAATTTGAAGGCCACAAACCTAAACAATAAATTTGATTAATTATTGCTTTCTTGCAATTTGTGCCATTAATTCTGCCTCAGTAACTAATTTTCCATTTGCATATGCATTCGCCTGCATGTGGCAGATTCCTCTTCTGATAGGAGAAATCAATTCGCATTTAAAAATTAGTGTATCACCTGGCAATACTTTGTGTTTGAATTTAACATTATCAATTTTCATGAAATAAGTTAAATAATTTTCTGGATCTGGAACAGTACTTAAAACTAAAATTCCTCCTGTTTGTGCCATTGCTTCAACAATTAAAACTCCTGGCATAACTGGTGCTTCCGGAAAGTGTCCTACGAAGAAATTTTCATTCATAGTAACATTTTTCAAACCAACAACATGACGATCAGACATTTCAATAATTCTGTCAATCAACAAAAATGGAGGTCTGTGAGGCAGCATTGACATGATTTTATGAATATCCATCAATGGCTCTTGATTTAAATCATAAGTTGGAACGTGGTTTCTCTGCTCAATTTTAATAATTTTTGCCAGCTTTTTAGCAAATTGAGTATTTACAAAGTGACCTGGTTTATTTGCTATGATTTTTCCTTGAATACGAACTCCAATAAGCGATAAATCTCCAATAACATCAAGTAATTTATGTCTTGCCGCTTCGTTTGGATAATGTAATGTAAGATTATCTAAAACGCCGTTTGGCTTTACAGAAATTTCATCTTTACCAAAAGCTTTCTTTAAGTTTTCCATTGTAGATTCAGAAATCTCTTTATCTACATATACAATTGCATTGTTTAAATCACCACCTTTAATAAGACCGTGCTCTAATAATGATTCTAATTCATGTAAGAAGCTAAAAGTTCTTGAGCTTGCAATTTCTTGTTTAAAATCAGCTAAACTTTTAAGCGTAGCATTTTGAGTACCTAATACTTTTGTACCAAAATCTACCATTGTGGTCACTTGGTATTCATCGCTTGGCATTACAAGAATTTCACTTCCCGTTGCTTCATCAGTAAATGAAATCACTTCTTTTACTACATAAACATTACGGCTTGCTTCCTGCTCTTCAATACCAGCTTTTTCAATTGCTTCAACAAAATATTTTGACGAACCATCCATAATAGGAAGTTCTGAGGCATTCAATTCAATAATAATATTATCCAAATCGCAACCAACTACTGCTGCTAAAACATGCTCAGGAGTTTGAATTTTTACGCCTAATTTTTCTAAATTAGTACCTCTCTGTGTGTTAACAACGTAATTAGCATCAGCCTCAATGACTGGCTGACCTTGCAAATCTACTCTTACAAAAGTGAAACCATTATTAATTGGAGCTGGTTTAAAAGTCATTGTAACTTCTTTTCCAGTATGCAATCCAACTCCTGTTAGTGAAATTTCATTTTTGATGGTCTTCTGTTTAACCATTATTTCCATTTTTTGGGTTTATTATTTGTTTTTTTAATTCTTCAACTTGAGCCACGATTTTAGGCAGATTCTTAAAATGAACATACGATTTATTAAAATCGGTATATCCAAGCGATGGAGTTCCTTGTAAAACTTCATCATCTTTAATATTTCTCGCTACTCCTGACTGTGCCTGAAGTCTCACATTGTTTCCTATTACTAAGTGACCTGCAATACCTACCTGTCCGCCAATCATACAATTTTCGCCAATTTTGGTAGAACCCGCAACCCCGCTTTGAGCAGCAATTACAGTATTTTTACCAATTTCCACATTATGAGCTATCATAATTTGATTGTCAAGCTTTACCCCTTTTCTAATGATTGTAGAACCAAGAGTTGCTCTGTCAATTGTAGTATTAGCGCCAACATCTACATTATCTTCAATAATAACATTTCCAATTTGAGGTACTTTGCTATATTCTCCATTTTCATTTGGAGCAAAACCAAACCCATCAGCACCAATAATAACACCCGAGTGAATGGTACAATTATTACCAATTACAGTTTCTGAATAAATTTTAGCACCGGCAAAAATAAACACATTGTCTCCAATTGTTACATTATCTCCAATAAAACTGTTAGGATAAATTTTTACATTATCACCTAAAACAACATTCTGCCCAATATAGCTGAAGCTTCCCAAATACAGATTTTCTCCATATTTAGTTCCTTCAGACATAAATGAATGAGGTTCAATACCAGTTTTGTTTAATTTTACCTGATTATAAAAATGTAAAAGTTTAGAAAACGCTGCATAAGCATCTTCTACCTTTATTAAAGTAGTAGTAATTTCCTGTTCTGGTACAAAGCTGTCGTTAACAATAGTAACAGTTGCTTTTGTACTATATATGTAATTGATATATTTGGGATTAGCCAAAAAAGTAAGTGAACCCTCGTCACCCTCCTCTATTTTAGAAAGTTTAGAAACTTCTGCATTGGGATTCCCAACAACTTCTCCTTCTAAAATTCCTGCTATTTGTTCTGCTGTAAATTTCATCGCGACAAAAATATAAAAAATAGATTTTAAATGTTAATTTTAGATAAGTTGTTTTGGAAAACAGATATAATATTTTGTCACTAATTTAGATAACGATTTCAAATTCAATTGATCAGAAGCTTCAACAACATCTTCAATTGTCTTATCTTTTTTCAAAATTCGTATCGGTTCAGCTTCTTTACTATAGGCCTGATTCTTTATTTTACCTCTAAAAATGAAATATCCCGCATCAACTGCCGAAATATTGTGTGCCTCCGCAAACTCTTCTTTTAAAGACTGCGATTCTTCCATCGGAATTTTATCTGCACTTAATTTAATCTTTAGCAAATCTCTGTTTATAATCATTTTACTCAAAGTTGAAAGAATAAAATCACTATGTTTCTGCCATGATTTTAAAGCGCTAATAATATCAAAATCATCTAATTGAGAAAATAAATCCAGTTTTTCGGTATCGAAATCTTCCAGTGTGATTTTGTTCTGCATAAAATACATAAGCGGTTCACTGCAAGGAAGTTTTATTCCCTTTAAAGTCAGCTCTTTTGCTCTTTTTAAAAGTTTCATCAAAATTAATTCGGCTACCAAACTGGTTTTATGCAGATATGCCTGCCAGTACATTAATCTTCTTGAAAGCAGAAATTTTTCGACAGAGTAAATTCCCTTTTCTTCTATAACCAAAACATCATCTACGACATTCATCATTTGAATTAATCGGCCAGAATTGACGTTTCCTTCTGCAACTCCGGTATAAAAACTATCTCTTTTAAGATAATCCATACGATCCATATCCAATTGGCTTGAAATCAATTGCAACATGAATTTTCTATGATATTCCCCCTTAAAAACCTGAATAGCAAGACTTAATCTTCCTTCAAATTCTTCATTCAGCTTATTCATAAATAACAAAGATATAGCTTCATGATTGACATCTTCTACAATACTTTTTTCCATTGCGTGAGAAAATGGTCCGTGGCCAATATCATGAAGTAAAATGGCGATGTACAAAGCACATTCCTCTTCACTGGAAATAGCAACACCTTTAAAACGAAGCGTTTCAACAGCCTTCTGCATTAAATGCATACAGCCTAAAGCATGATGAAAACGTGTATGATTGGCCCCAGGATAAACCAAATACGATAATCCCATTTGTGATATACGGCGTAAACGCTGAAAATACGGATTCTGGATTAAATCGTAAATAAGTTCATTTGGGATAGAGATAAACCCGTAGATTGGGTCATTGAATATTTTTAACTTGTTAATATGAGTCACTAGATGGTTATTTTTTGGTCAACAAATATAAGTAATAACTATAAACAGATTTCAGTTTTTAACTTAAATAATCGATATTTACAATCCGTAATTTCTTAATTCAGAAAAACTCACCCAAAAAAGATCTTAAAATAATTTTCACTTTAACATTTCTAATTTTATACTATTTTTAATACTTTTTAAGTTCTATAGCTTTAAATTGCATTAAAATAAATTTGTTTATGGATAAAATTAAAATACTTTGGGTCGATGATGAAATCGATCTTTTAAAGCCTCATATATTATTTCTGGAGAAAAAAAATTACTCTGTAACTACTTGTAATAACGGACTTGACGCTATTGCATTGTTTGAAGAAGACAATTTTGATATTGTTTTTCTTGATGAAAATATGCCGGGAATGAGCGGTTTGGAAACACTTTCGGAAATGAAAGAAAAAAAATCATCTATCCCGATGATTATGATTACCAAAAGTGAGGAAGAATATATAATGGAAGAAGCGATTGGTTCTAAGATCGCCGATTATTTGATAAAACCCGTTAATCCCAACCAAATTCTTTTGAGTTTGAAGAAAAACTTAGACGATTCAAGGTTAATTTCGGAAAAAACTACCTTAGATTATCAGAAAGAATTCAGAAAAATTTCAATGGAATTAGCTATGGTTAATTCGTACGAAGACTGGGTTGAATTGTACAAAAAACTTCTTTTCTGGGAGCTGAAACTTGAAAATATAAACGATCAGGCAATGATCGAAATTCTTGAATCACAAAAAGTGGAAGCCAATTCGCAATTTGGAAAATTTATCGAAAGAAATTACGAAGATTGGTTTGCTCCAAAAGCCGATAAACCTATTCAGTCCAATACTCTTTTTAAAGAATTAGTAGTTCCAGAAATCAAGAAGAAAGACAAACCTATTTTGTTTGTCGTTATTGACAACCTTCGCTATGACCAATGGAAATCTTTTGAAACTGTTGTCTCTAATTATTACAAACTCGAAAAAGAAGTACCATACTTCTCTATTCTTCCAACGGCAACACAATATGCCAGAAACTCCATTTTCTCAGGTTTGATGCCATTGGAAATGGAAAAACAACATCCTGAATATTGGAAAAATGATGTTGAAGATGGCGGTAAAAACCTTTATGAAGCCGAATTTTTAACCGCACAATTAAAACGTCTTGGATTAAACATTAAACAAGATTATTTTAAAATCACCAATTATGCAGGAGGAAAAAAACTGGCAGAAAACTTCAAAGCATTAAAAGGCAATGATTTAGTAACGGTTGTTTATAATTTCGTGGATATGCTTTCGCATGCCAAAACAGAAATGGAAGTGGTAAAAGAATTAGCTTCTGATGACAAAGCCTATCGTTCGTTAACATTAAGCTGGTTTAAAAATTCACCTTTATTAGAATTGATTCAGCAGGCACAGCTTTTAGGATTCAAATTAATACTAACTACAGATCACGGAACAATTAATGTAAAAAATCCGTCGAAAGTTGTGGGAGATAAAAATACAAGTTTAAATTTGCGTTATAAAACGGGACGTAGTTTAACCTACGAACAAAAGGACGTTTATGTGGTAAAAGAGCCTAAAACAATTGGCCTTCCAGCCATAAATATGAGCAGTTCGTTTATTTTTGCCAAAAATGATTTCTTTCTGGCTTATGTAAACAACTACAATCATTATGTAAGTTATTATAAAAACACCTATCAGCATGGTGGAATTTCATTAGAAGAAATGATTATTCCGTTTTTGGTGTTTAACCCTAAATAAAAAGTTTTCAGTCGCAGTTTTCAGTAATAGTTAAAACTGAAAACTGTCACTGTGACTGAGAACTAACTAAATAAATAAGTAATTAAAAATGAATATCGTTTTTTCATTAGATCAAATTCAAGAAGTTGCAGAACAGATTTTAGCTTCAAATCCTAAAAAAATCATTCTTTTTAACGGAGAAATGGGAGTTGGAAAAACCA
This is a stretch of genomic DNA from Flavobacterium endoglycinae. It encodes these proteins:
- the efp gene encoding elongation factor P, which codes for MASTSDIRNGLCIKFNHDIYKIIEFLHVKPGKGPAFVRTKLKSLTSGKVLDNTFSAGHKIDVIRVETHTFQFLYPEGDEFHFMNAETFEQISLNKNILDAPDLLKEGTNVMVQINTETDLPLSVDMPASVILEVTYAEPGVKGNTATNATKNATVETGASVNVPLFINEGDKIKIDTATGSYMERVKE
- the lpxA gene encoding acyl-ACP--UDP-N-acetylglucosamine O-acyltransferase produces the protein MNQPLAYVHPGAKIAKNVVIEPFTTIHNNVVIGDGTWIGSNVTIMEGARIGKNCNIFPGAVISAVPQDLKFGGEDSLAIIGDNCTIRECVTINRGTIASGQTVLGNNCLVMAYAHIAHDCEIGNNAIIVNGVALAGHVVVGNHAVIGGLAAIHQFIHIGDHAMISGGSLVRKDVPPYTKAAKEPLSYVGINSVGLRRRGFTTEKIREIQEIYRILYQKNYNTTQALSIIEAEMEATPERDEILDFIRNSSRGIMKGYSGNY
- a CDS encoding bifunctional UDP-3-O-[3-hydroxymyristoyl] N-acetylglucosamine deacetylase/3-hydroxyacyl-ACP dehydratase, with protein sequence MVKQKTIKNEISLTGVGLHTGKEVTMTFKPAPINNGFTFVRVDLQGQPVIEADANYVVNTQRGTNLEKLGVKIQTPEHVLAAVVGCDLDNIIIELNASELPIMDGSSKYFVEAIEKAGIEEQEASRNVYVVKEVISFTDEATGSEILVMPSDEYQVTTMVDFGTKVLGTQNATLKSLADFKQEIASSRTFSFLHELESLLEHGLIKGGDLNNAIVYVDKEISESTMENLKKAFGKDEISVKPNGVLDNLTLHYPNEAARHKLLDVIGDLSLIGVRIQGKIIANKPGHFVNTQFAKKLAKIIKIEQRNHVPTYDLNQEPLMDIHKIMSMLPHRPPFLLIDRIIEMSDRHVVGLKNVTMNENFFVGHFPEAPVMPGVLIVEAMAQTGGILVLSTVPDPENYLTYFMKIDNVKFKHKVLPGDTLIFKCELISPIRRGICHMQANAYANGKLVTEAELMAQIARKQ
- the lpxD gene encoding UDP-3-O-(3-hydroxymyristoyl)glucosamine N-acyltransferase produces the protein MKFTAEQIAGILEGEVVGNPNAEVSKLSKIEEGDEGSLTFLANPKYINYIYSTKATVTIVNDSFVPEQEITTTLIKVEDAYAAFSKLLHFYNQVKLNKTGIEPHSFMSEGTKYGENLYLGSFSYIGQNVVLGDNVKIYPNSFIGDNVTIGDNVFIFAGAKIYSETVIGNNCTIHSGVIIGADGFGFAPNENGEYSKVPQIGNVIIEDNVDVGANTTIDRATLGSTIIRKGVKLDNQIMIAHNVEIGKNTVIAAQSGVAGSTKIGENCMIGGQVGIAGHLVIGNNVRLQAQSGVARNIKDDEVLQGTPSLGYTDFNKSYVHFKNLPKIVAQVEELKKQIINPKNGNNG
- a CDS encoding HD domain-containing protein, with amino-acid sequence MTHINKLKIFNDPIYGFISIPNELIYDLIQNPYFQRLRRISQMGLSYLVYPGANHTRFHHALGCMHLMQKAVETLRFKGVAISSEEECALYIAILLHDIGHGPFSHAMEKSIVEDVNHEAISLLFMNKLNEEFEGRLSLAIQVFKGEYHRKFMLQLISSQLDMDRMDYLKRDSFYTGVAEGNVNSGRLIQMMNVVDDVLVIEEKGIYSVEKFLLSRRLMYWQAYLHKTSLVAELILMKLLKRAKELTLKGIKLPCSEPLMYFMQNKITLEDFDTEKLDLFSQLDDFDIISALKSWQKHSDFILSTLSKMIINRDLLKIKLSADKIPMEESQSLKEEFAEAHNISAVDAGYFIFRGKIKNQAYSKEAEPIRILKKDKTIEDVVEASDQLNLKSLSKLVTKYYICFPKQLI
- the porX gene encoding T9SS response regulator signal transducer PorX; protein product: MDKIKILWVDDEIDLLKPHILFLEKKNYSVTTCNNGLDAIALFEEDNFDIVFLDENMPGMSGLETLSEMKEKKSSIPMIMITKSEEEYIMEEAIGSKIADYLIKPVNPNQILLSLKKNLDDSRLISEKTTLDYQKEFRKISMELAMVNSYEDWVELYKKLLFWELKLENINDQAMIEILESQKVEANSQFGKFIERNYEDWFAPKADKPIQSNTLFKELVVPEIKKKDKPILFVVIDNLRYDQWKSFETVVSNYYKLEKEVPYFSILPTATQYARNSIFSGLMPLEMEKQHPEYWKNDVEDGGKNLYEAEFLTAQLKRLGLNIKQDYFKITNYAGGKKLAENFKALKGNDLVTVVYNFVDMLSHAKTEMEVVKELASDDKAYRSLTLSWFKNSPLLELIQQAQLLGFKLILTTDHGTINVKNPSKVVGDKNTSLNLRYKTGRSLTYEQKDVYVVKEPKTIGLPAINMSSSFIFAKNDFFLAYVNNYNHYVSYYKNTYQHGGISLEEMIIPFLVFNPK